The following nucleotide sequence is from Echeneis naucrates chromosome 5, fEcheNa1.1, whole genome shotgun sequence.
CATCCAAAGAAAGGAGGCCACGATGCTCCAGGGAGGAAGGCTAGTGGAGTGAAGCGCCGCACCTCTTTCTACCTGCCAAAGGATGCATCCAAGCACCTGCACATTAGCTCACGCACGTCTGCTCGTGAGGTCATTGAGGCTTTATTGAAAAAGTTTACTGTGGTGGACAATCCTGGCAAATTTGCGCTGTTTGAACGCAGTGAGCGTCATGACCAAGGTATAGCttctgttttattacatttatttcacatttaattccATTCGTAGTATAGTTGTTTTTATCTGTTGCTGTAatattcattttgcttttttgtttgtcaatCAGTTTATGTTCGCAAGCTGTCTGATGACGAGCATCCGCTTCGTCTGCGTCTAGCTGCTGGGCCCAATGAGAAAGTCCTCAGCTTTTTgctcaaagaaaatgaaactgggGAAGTCAATGTGAGTGCAAAAGGAACAAGAGACTAAGATATTCAAAACGCACATTACAAACATGTTAAATTAATGTTCTTTGCATTTACTAAGACCgttttcctcctcatttccAGTGGCATGCCTTCTCCATGCCTGAGCTAAAGAATTTCCTGCGCATTCTGCAGCGTGAAGAGGAGGAGCACATCAAGCAGATAGTGCAGAGATACGCTCTGGCCCGCACAAAAATGCAGGAGGCGCTGGCTGGCTCCACCCCCGGCTGACACATCCCTGTCCGGGGTTAAACGTGCACCTCTTGGCTGGACAATTGTCTGAAGATTACCAGTCATTGCTGCATCCAAAGATCCCAGAGAAGACAACTCAAAACGCCTCTTGGGTGAAcgagagagtgagacagggcGCAagacaatgagagagagagagagctagcgCGAATGTGCGTGTGAAGTGATGCGAAAGATGAGAAGTGCCTTACACCTGGAGAGTCTGATGTGCCTGTGAGAATGAGTtgagagacatgaagactgGCAGATGAGACAGCGGTTGTGTCCCTATTTGGGTGTCCTCTGATAATCCCATACCTCAGCTATGTCACTTTAACGTTtaagaaaatgtcttctggCACTGCAAGCTGTTAAAAGCAACCCTTTTGTGGGTTTAACGTGACTGGAAAGTGCAAGAACTGTGTTATGGTTGAGCAGATAATCagttaaaaatctgaaaacatgattttgttTATAAAAGACCAATAACATGTGAAACACGCCATTTCAGCCTTCAATCAGGTCCTCAGCAACCTACCATGAAAAGCATAGTTATATTTAACACATTACTCAACGTCATATTGACATTTCTATCATGTAAGTTAAACACATTTGCTCTGGTAAGGTATTTAGATTTTCATGAAACCAAGTCTCAAAGGTCTGCCATGTCCTCTCTACACCCTAATAGGTGCAactcattcttttattttcttttttttgtgagtaTGGACATTTGTATGCAATTATGAATGTCAGAGAGCAATTTCCAATTCACTCGGGTTGACTGGaaacatgaatgaatattgGTATATATGTGTTTCACTGAAAACGGTTAGTCATTCCttatatctgttttttttctgtcctcttccgtttttccactttcattgTATCCATTAATGTACAGTTTTACACGTTGTAGCAAGCTTCAAAATATGTGACAAATGTGCACTGCGATCAGTAAAGAATTTTCTTATTTCTGACAAGTTCCTGTAATTTTTCAGAAATCACATTATTAAAGCTAAAGTGAAATATCTGTTTAACGTGGCTGTGGGTGCGTCTTTAAACGCAACAATTCAAATCTGCactgtttatgtatttttatccGGCAGTCATTCGCACAACACAAATGGTGATCTGACGGGAAAGggactgctaaaaaaaaaaaaaaagatctggaGGTCGGCTAGCTGTAGGAGCTGGATGAGTCCGATCAGTGGTGGTGAAGCAGCTTCACGGATGTCCGGTGATCTGctcactgaagaagaagaagaagagtccGCTCAGCCGCCGCCGGTCTGTCCGATCAGCTGATCGCCTCAGCTCAAGGACCAAAACAGCTAACGCTAGCTTAAACCTAGCTGCCATTGAAAGGGTTATGACAGGAGAAGACTGTGTGATACGATGGGATATTAATCACACGTACATCACGACTGTAGTGTTTTTGGTGGTGTAGGTCGATAATAAACCCGTGATTGTTCGGCTGACTGAGCTCAGCATCGTCTCTGTAGTGCGTCAGTACCTGAAGCTAACGAGGCTAACTCACTTGAACGTCCAGGTAATGCTATTATTAGCCACACCGATAGAGTATCAAACTGTGGCGCTACGACCGATAGATTACATTTATCGGGTTTTAAAACTGTCCGTGTTTAGTTGTTGACACAGAACTGTAATCTCAGACATACATCGGGTGACTTGCTTTTCTTGGTAGCTTTTTAAATGGCTCAGACGGTTAGCTAGCTGGCGTCCGGCACAGCTAGCATAACGCAAAAATGCATAAACACGACGCCCCGGAAGGGTCAGTTTTagtgaatttaatattttttatcatgtttaaaTGTAAGCCAGGCGTGAGTGGAACATGGTCTTTCAGGATTGAAGTGTCATTCATTACATTTGCGTCAGTGCTAGCTGTGTATTAAATCAGGCATATCTCATAATTCATCAATGAGCTGCTAGATTTAACAAGTTGTCCCACAAAGAAATAGGATCGGACAGTGATGTCGGGTGTGTCTCCTCTCTTTGTGCACCATCACTTTTCAGATCCTGGCCTCGGTGAGGAATTGAGATCATCTGCTCATCAAGCAGACTGCAAGCTTTAACTGGAGGCTAACTATGCCTTACCTCTGAGGATGGGAGGAAGTGGATCCAAAGCCAAAGGAGTCTGGCCTTTCTCAGgcagtggagctggaggggaTTTATCCACTGAGGGGAATGAGCAGTCTTTGGCTCGTCTCAAAGGTTCCAGAAATGCAACACCGTTTGTTTTTACCAGGAGGAggtaaatatatatgtgtaacATTGGAAAATGGTAAAGGGCCGGGTTGCCCAAATCACATCAGGTTTTCCCTCAGATGCTTCATGGTGTGTATCCATGCAGGTAGCTTTGGTTTATGCCAAATATCCATGTCTAGGATTTCTGACACCCAAATGCAATGAGGGGGAACGGCTGTATAAAAGAGGTACTTTATGACACtattattatagttattatAGTGGAAAATTGAGCGGTAACACAACTTGAGGCCTGGGAGAGATGGCAAATGATATACAACAGAGGTCCTTGAGTGCACATTGGCATTGCTGCTCATGGTCAGAGCCCTGACTGCAAGGTCACAAGGGTTCCCCAAACAGAATATCCTTTGTAAATGCTCAGCAGCTCTGTTTGTTTATAGAGATAATGTCCTGGTTCCTCAGGATAATCCACACTCTGTGCAACCAGCACTTTGTTCCAGCAATGTCTGTCCTTTTAAAGAACTTGGCTCAATGTAACAAGTTCACAGTGAGGCACATCATGTTGTCTCTGATGGGGTCCAACAGTCCTTTTCTACCACATGGTTCTAAATTAATGAccaaatgatctttttttttttttttttttattgctgtgttGGCAGTTCTTTATACTATGATGAAGATGGTGACCTGGCCCATGAATTCTATGAGGAGACAGTGGTCAcaaaaaatggcagaaaaaagtCCAAGTTGAAGAGGATTCAGAAAAATTTGATTCCACAGGTCAGTTGGGGTCAAAATGATGACGTGAATTAAAGATATTTTGCCCAAATAGTAATTTCTGTACAATTtgagtgttgtttgttttttctttcagggaATCATCAAGCTTGACCACCCATGTATTCATGTGGATTTCCCCATTATCCTCTGTGAAGTGTGAAGAATGGCACAGGGCCAATCTAATATGAAGTGCAGCCACAGGTACTCCTCTCAGAGCAAAGTCTTGTTCTTACTAGAGTCGAGATTGAAACTGTGGcctggagagaaaaaggaacatTAAAACTGTCATATTAAATTGGTATATTGAATTAAATGTTACACATTTGAATTCAGCTATGGTCAAAGTGCCCTATTTCCAAAAATACTCATTTTGATATTCACAAAAGTAGTGATGGTACAGGTTGTGTTTCCACTACCCAGCTGATATGTAAGCAGTTTTAGAGGATACACCAGACCAAGTTGTATTCCTCTCCTGAGTTGCttttgcagggaaaaaaaaaaaacaaaacatctttgatGTGAAAAGGCTGTAACAATTTAATGCCTTCCGCCAGATGTAGAGTGTTAGACTCTGTATTTATCtttgtatgtgtacatgtgtgcactTAGGTTTGTTTgagcaaatgtgtgtgagaTGGATGCAAGATGTAATTACAGATTAGGGGATGAAGGATTGTGAATTTAATTGTATATATGGTCGCATTCTGTATTGTTATGTCTGAATGTGTCACAGTAACTACAGCTCAGACCTGCACTAGTGAACATAATGTACTGTAAATACTTATAGATTTCTTAGTTTGAAATACTTGAATAAATGGTTAACTGAGCTGAATGCCTTGAGtcaagaatcttttttttttttagtttgtagGTAGTTTGTAAATTTGCGGTTTTGTACATCCAACTTTGGTGGAACACTAATGAGaaacttcacattttaaagcatagtccaacatttttttctaGCTTTTCTTCTCAAGAGTTAGGTAAGAAGGTTTGTAACCAAACCGTGGCTGTGTTATTGATCTTCCAACTTAATctaaaaagtgaataaatataGTAGCCTAAATATCAAACTAAGCACCAGTTTCCAGATATCTGGAGGGAACCTTTAAGAATGAAATCTGATTGTACGCATGCTGTGATATTTATAACTCATTCAATCGGCTGGTGACTTTTAAACACATAGctagcctaaccctaaccctcttcaGCATTTCCATGACAGCTCTAAGTATAACCCTGACATCTGAAGATTCTGGCttatttttagcttttcttCATCGGCCGCCTGAATTTTGCCACCTCGGTGAGCTGAAAGGctgctgtgtgcatttgtagccaggtttgtttgttttgttttgttttgctttttaatttaaagatgaGGTAACCTGCAGATTTTACCTTGAAATACAATTAGCGCTTTGTACTTCAATAACATGTAAGGTAGACAACCTCTAGATGGCAGCAGGAATCTACACCACACTGTAGTGATTGTACCCAATTGAGTTCTCACTTATCAGTTTATTATAATCCCAGTTAGACCTTTCAAAAGATTGAAAtcataattaaatgaaatttttgagttaaaaaataaaaagattttgataCTGATCTAATGAGGCCAGTTGTAGTCATGTGGCACAGTATCAAAGTTGCAAACATATTTCAGTGTGTACAGTTGAAATCTTAGCAAAAAGTGGGTAGAGCTTCCTGTGCTGGAGTTCTCTGGTTTCTGTAATTGTGTGGAATGTGCCCTGGTGTGTTTTTGGGCCAGAGGTCAGACGCTTTGATATATTTCCTCTCCACTAGTCTTTGATGTCTTGCGCGTGGTCTGTCCCCACTCTGAAAGGATGTACTCTCTTTTCGAATCATACAATCTTCATGAACAGGAAACTTTATAATCCATGAAATGTGCTCTCTCTCTTATATACTTTTTGTTCTTATTCTTAGGGCCAATCTGTTTGTGGATGACAGAGATGGGCAAATGATACAAATGATCAGCAGCctgggaaaacatgaaaacctaCTTTGAGTTACAGACAGTAAAATGGACCAGTTGAAACTGTaccaggagagaaaaaaaacagtgctCAATGTAGCTCATCTGATCTGAGTTTAGTTGGATAATGTTACTTAATATTAGGGTGAAGTGTAATCTACATACTGCATGTGGCTGATGGAGAAACAAGTAGTTCTCTAGGAGGACTGATAGTCCTGTCCTTTGTATCTTATCGCAGGAATGGATAGATGACAGTAAATGAGTCAGTTTAGATACAAACAAGCAGTAAAATGCATGTCAGTACATTTTGGCAGTTTCCACCCATAATTCACTTTTTCTTCCgcaaattgttttcatttggtcaGTTGAATTAAGTAATAACCTAGTTAAAGCCAAATCTGTTCCA
It contains:
- the LOC115043169 gene encoding ras association domain-containing protein 1 isoform X4 yields the protein MNMNKDGSYTGFVKVQFKLVRPVSVPHPKKGGHDAPGRKASGVKRRTSFYLPKDASKHLHISSRTSAREVIEALLKKFTVVDNPGKFALFERSERHDQVYVRKLSDDEHPLRLRLAAGPNEKVLSFLLKENETGEVNWHAFSMPELKNFLRILQREEEEHIKQIVQRYALARTKMQEALAGSTPG
- the tusc2a gene encoding tumor suppressor 2, mitochondrial calcium regulator a, which encodes MGGSGSKAKGVWPFSGSGAGGDLSTEGNEQSLARLKGSRNATPFVFTRRSSLYYDEDGDLAHEFYEETVVTKNGRKKSKLKRIQKNLIPQGIIKLDHPCIHVDFPIILCEV
- the LOC115043169 gene encoding ras association domain-containing protein 1 isoform X2 — its product is MTDASSSPDKAPSFEMTWGSSASSGYCSEEEPDSEFEQFFTARTSFFPKVRKPQLSDVKQDEQIECGKQELTTADIQQKVKEYNAQINSNLFMNMNKDGSYTGFVKVQFKLVRPVSVPHPKKGGHDAPGRKASGVKRRTSFYLPKDASKHLHISSRTSAREVIEALLKKFTVVDNPGKFALFERSERHDQVYVRKLSDDEHPLRLRLAAGPNEKVLSFLLKENETGEVNWHAFSMPELKNFLRILQREEEEHIKQIVQRYALARTKMQEALAGSTPG
- the LOC115043169 gene encoding ras association domain-containing protein 1 isoform X3, which gives rise to MTDASSSPDKAPSFEMTWGSSASSGYCSEEEPDSEFEQFFTARTSFFPKVRKPQLSDDEQIECGKQELTTADIQQKVKEYNAQINSNLFMNMNKDGSYTGFVKVQFKLVRPVSVPHPKKGGHDAPGRKASGVKRRTSFYLPKDASKHLHISSRTSAREVIEALLKKFTVVDNPGKFALFERSERHDQVYVRKLSDDEHPLRLRLAAGPNEKVLSFLLKENETGEVNWHAFSMPELKNFLRILQREEEEHIKQIVQRYALARTKMQEALAGSTPG